Part of the Clostridium sporogenes genome, GTAAGTATTTGAGGTACTATATTCATTCCTTTATTATTTTCCGGCAAAATATCTCTTAATTCTTTAGTTTTAAGGCTTGTACTTTTGTTTGGAACAATAAAAGGTGTAAAGTATTTATGAATGTTGCTAAAAAACTTTTCATAAGAATTCCTATATATGTATCCTGTAATCCCTTCCATTGGCGCTAAATAATATTTCATTTAATAACCCCTTTATAAATATTCTAAAAAGTATATTATATCAATCTTCTTTTTTATTATCTACTCAATATTAATTTATGTGCTATAAAAACTTCTAACTAAATTCTCATTATTATAAATATCTTGGTTATTATAGTAAAAATGTTAAAATATAAGCATAAATTTTGTGAAATACTGATCATATTATCCGTATTGATTAGTGATAGAACAAAACGAAAGGAGTTAAAAATGAAAATTGACGATAAAAACTTTTTATTAGAGCTTAAGAATAAAAATCCTAAGGCCTTAGAATTCATAATTAATACTTACTGCAACTTAGTTTTTAAAATTGTACTAAACGTACTAGGAACCGATAACTATGAAAATGTAAAGGAATGTGTTAATGATATATATCTTCTAATATGGAATAAAAACCACTTATATAATCCTGAAAAATCTTCATTTAAGAATTGGCTTTTAGCTGTAAGTAAATATAAGGCTATAGATTATAAAAGAAGCTTATCTAAAGTGGACAGCCTTCAGATTGAAGAGCCAGTATTAATTTCAAAGATTGATGTTGAAAATGAATATATTTTAAAAGAGAAAAAAGAAGAATTAATAAAGCTTTTACAACGTGAGCATGAACTGGATAGAGAAGTATTTATACGAAAATACATTTTAGATGAAGATATGGACAGCATATGTAAAAAATTTAATTTATCCAAAGGCGCTGTTTACAATAGATTGTGGCGTACTAAAAACTCACTTATAAGGAAATTAAATATTTCAGATGAAGTGGAGGTATCAAAATGAAACTAAATTTAAATGAAGATGATATTTTAATGCTTTTAAATGATATTACTATAAACGAAAATGAATTTAGCGATGTAGATCTCAATGAAATTGAAAAGAAAAAAATCTGTGAAAATATTATTAGTAAAGTACAACCTAAGAAATCTAAAAGTAAAAGGAATTTTATTGCAGCGGCAGTTATCCTTTTGATAAGTATTCCTTTACTTATATCCCCTAAAAATGTTTTAGCTAATATGCTAGAAAAACTTACTGTCATATCTGGTATTGGAGAAGTAAATGTTTCTTCAGATAAACCAAGAATTCTTAAAAATAGTCTTAAAAAAGGTAATATAACTTTAGCTAATATGTATGTAGATAACAATAAAATTATAGTTACTTTAACTATTGAGCCAGAAGAACTTACACCATCTTATTACACTGTTAGAGATGAACATGGTAATTCCTACGAACTTCATAGAAGCGACAATCTTGCTATGATGCCAGATAATCACATAGGTTCATACAGAGCAGAATACTATGGTGAAGTAAAAAAAGCTAATAAATATACTTTAAATATTATAGATAATGATAAAAAACTTACTAAAGCAACTTTTAAACTAAAAAATTCTCATTTTAAAGAAGCTCCTGAAACAAAAATTTTATATACTGCAACTAATGGAATAACTACATTAAACGTGACTTCATTAAGAAAAGAGGGAAATATTTTAAAAGTAGATTATTATTTTACAGATACCTTACCTGATTTTAAATGGAAAAGAATAGATACACTTAATTATGGAACATTTCAAGAAGGGAAACAATGGGGTTTAAAAGAACCAATTAAT contains:
- a CDS encoding sigma-70 family RNA polymerase sigma factor, with translation MKIDDKNFLLELKNKNPKALEFIINTYCNLVFKIVLNVLGTDNYENVKECVNDIYLLIWNKNHLYNPEKSSFKNWLLAVSKYKAIDYKRSLSKVDSLQIEEPVLISKIDVENEYILKEKKEELIKLLQREHELDREVFIRKYILDEDMDSICKKFNLSKGAVYNRLWRTKNSLIRKLNISDEVEVSK